Proteins encoded within one genomic window of uncultured Desulfobacter sp.:
- the ilvN gene encoding acetolactate synthase small subunit, with the protein MKTNRYILSILVDNEPGVLSRIAGLFSGRGFNIDSLSVAKTAEPDVSVVTLATFCDEHVIEQIKKQLHKLINVITVNDLTEKQYVERELVLVKVHAKTEKRAEIMRIVDIFRSRIVDVGCSHFIVEVSGDSGKIKAFIELMKPMGIIEIASTGTIALGRENWK; encoded by the coding sequence ATGAAAACCAACAGATATATTTTATCAATTCTTGTGGACAATGAACCGGGAGTTCTGTCCCGGATTGCAGGCCTGTTCTCTGGGCGCGGGTTCAACATCGACTCCTTAAGCGTTGCAAAAACCGCAGAGCCGGACGTCTCAGTGGTCACCCTGGCAACCTTCTGTGATGAACATGTCATTGAACAAATTAAAAAACAGTTGCACAAGCTGATCAATGTCATCACGGTCAATGATTTAACCGAAAAACAATATGTGGAACGCGAACTTGTATTGGTCAAGGTCCATGCGAAAACCGAAAAACGGGCGGAAATCATGCGGATCGTCGATATTTTTAGATCCAGGATCGTTGATGTCGGCTGCTCACACTTTATTGTGGAAGTATCGGGTGATTCGGGCAAAATAAAGGCTTTTATCGAGCTGATGAAGCCCATGGGCATTATTGAAATCGCCTCCACCGGCACCATAGCTCTTGGCAGGGAGAACTGGAAATGA
- the ilvB gene encoding biosynthetic-type acetolactate synthase large subunit, with amino-acid sequence MKLTGAQILIKMIKAQGVDTMFGYPGGATIDIHDEILKHDDLRHIVVRHEQGAVHMADSYARAHKTTGVALVTSGPGATNAVTGLASAHCDSIPIVVFTGQVPTALIGNDAFQEVDIVGITRPCTKHNYLVKDPNKLAETIQEAFFIAGSGRPGPVLVDLPKDVVQAVIDFQMPEPIKMRTYKPNYKPNKKQMTKAVKMLKEARRPVMFGGGGLISSGASKEFTRIAKFANLPVTASLMGLGAYPGTDDNWLGMLGMHGTYRANMSIGHSDLIFAAGVRFDDRVTGNLEKFAPEAKIIQIDIDPTSIHKNVDVDCPIVGDCKMALTDIAALMEKEAPENFMNDRDAWLKRINEWKELTPLRYEQSFDTIKPQYVVEKLHEVTQGKAIVTTEVGQNQMWAAQYYHFEKPNHFITSGGLGVMGFGLPAAIGAKAAAPDKTVVCIAGDGSIQMNSQELMTAVAEKLDVKIVILNNRYLGMVRQWQEFFYNKVYADTNMEAQPDFVKLADAYGATGFRCTDPAEVTQTLETGLNTPGTVIMEFVVEREESVYPMVPAGGAITDMLLV; translated from the coding sequence ATGAAACTTACAGGGGCCCAAATCCTCATTAAGATGATAAAGGCGCAGGGTGTTGATACCATGTTCGGGTATCCCGGCGGTGCCACCATTGATATCCATGATGAAATTCTTAAACATGACGACCTGCGCCATATCGTGGTCAGACACGAACAAGGTGCCGTTCACATGGCCGATTCCTATGCAAGGGCGCATAAAACCACCGGCGTTGCCCTGGTCACCTCGGGACCGGGTGCCACAAATGCCGTGACCGGGCTTGCATCAGCCCATTGCGATTCCATTCCCATCGTTGTGTTTACAGGCCAGGTGCCCACCGCCCTTATCGGTAATGATGCCTTCCAGGAAGTGGACATTGTCGGCATTACCCGCCCCTGCACTAAACATAACTACCTGGTTAAAGATCCAAACAAACTTGCGGAAACCATTCAGGAAGCATTTTTCATTGCCGGGTCCGGCCGTCCGGGTCCGGTACTTGTGGATCTGCCCAAGGATGTTGTCCAGGCTGTGATTGATTTTCAGATGCCGGAACCGATAAAAATGCGCACCTATAAGCCTAACTACAAACCCAATAAAAAGCAGATGACAAAGGCTGTAAAAATGCTCAAAGAGGCTCGCCGGCCCGTGATGTTTGGTGGCGGCGGCCTTATTTCATCCGGGGCAAGCAAGGAATTTACCCGAATTGCAAAATTTGCCAACCTCCCGGTTACGGCCTCTTTGATGGGACTTGGTGCTTACCCTGGAACTGATGACAATTGGCTGGGCATGTTGGGCATGCACGGTACTTACCGGGCCAACATGAGTATTGGCCACAGTGACCTTATTTTTGCAGCTGGTGTAAGGTTTGATGACCGGGTCACCGGTAACCTTGAAAAATTTGCACCGGAGGCCAAAATCATTCAAATCGACATTGACCCCACATCCATCCATAAAAATGTTGATGTTGACTGCCCCATTGTCGGGGATTGCAAGATGGCCTTGACAGATATTGCAGCGCTCATGGAAAAAGAGGCCCCTGAAAATTTTATGAACGACCGGGATGCTTGGTTGAAGCGCATAAATGAATGGAAAGAGTTGACGCCCCTCAGGTACGAACAATCTTTTGACACCATTAAACCGCAATATGTTGTTGAGAAACTGCATGAGGTCACCCAAGGCAAAGCCATTGTGACCACGGAAGTTGGCCAAAACCAGATGTGGGCCGCCCAGTACTATCATTTTGAAAAGCCCAACCACTTCATCACATCAGGCGGCCTGGGAGTTATGGGGTTTGGCCTGCCAGCTGCTATCGGTGCCAAGGCTGCAGCCCCGGACAAGACGGTTGTCTGCATTGCAGGGGACGGATCGATCCAGATGAATTCCCAGGAACTGATGACAGCTGTTGCTGAGAAACTGGATGTAAAAATCGTCATCCTAAACAACCGCTATCTTGGCATGGTGCGCCAGTGGCAGGAATTTTTCTATAATAAGGTATATGCCGACACCAATATGGAGGCCCAGCCTGATTTTGTGAAACTTGCCGACGCATATGGGGCAACCGGCTTCAGGTGTACTGATCCAGCCGAGGTGACCCAGACCCTTGAGACGGGCTTGAACACCCCCGGCACAGTAATCATGGAATTTGTTGTCGAACGTGAAGAATCGGTCTATCCCATGGTTCCGGCAGGCGGGGCCATCACTGACATGCTTCTGGTTTAA
- the ilvD gene encoding dihydroxy-acid dehydratase, translated as MRRSRIATQGVARAPHRGLLKALGYTDMELSRPLIGIANSANELIPGHMHLDSIVKAVKAGISMAGGTPMEFSTIGVCDGVAMNHIGMHYSLASRELIADSIEVTATAHPFDGIVMVPNCDKIVPGMLMAAARLNIPSIFVSGGPMLAGRHPHDRSKKIDLITIFEAVGAVQSDKMTEEELLEMENAACPTCGSCAGMFTANSMNCLTEAIGMGLPGNGTIPAPMSSRVRLAKAAGMQIMNLVVHDITPDKIMTRQAFMNALAVDMALGCSTNTVLHLKAVAAEAGVDIPLDLINEVSKKTPHLCSLSPGGKDHIEDLDAAGGIQAVMKELSDNNMIDTSLITATGKTIEENLEKVKVKYPDVIRPVNDPYHKEGGLAVLFGNLAPEGCVVKQSAVLPEMMTHQGPARVFDCEEDASNAIMERQINPGDVIVIRYEGPAGGPGMREMLTPTSAIAGMGLDDRCALITDGRFSGGTKGASIGHVSPEAAQGGLIAFVNEGDQICIDIPNKTIELLVPEEELAQRKVDWKKPEPKIKKGYMARYAKMVTSAGNGAIFK; from the coding sequence ATGAGAAGAAGCCGCATTGCAACACAGGGCGTGGCAAGGGCACCCCACCGGGGCCTGCTTAAAGCGTTAGGGTATACTGATATGGAGTTAAGCCGCCCCCTGATCGGGATTGCCAACTCTGCCAATGAACTGATCCCGGGGCACATGCACCTTGACTCCATTGTCAAAGCCGTAAAGGCAGGTATTTCAATGGCCGGCGGCACCCCTATGGAATTTTCCACCATCGGTGTATGTGACGGTGTTGCTATGAACCATATCGGCATGCACTATTCACTGGCATCAAGGGAGCTTATTGCCGACAGTATCGAAGTGACGGCCACAGCCCACCCCTTTGACGGTATTGTCATGGTGCCCAATTGTGACAAAATTGTGCCGGGCATGCTGATGGCTGCGGCAAGGCTTAATATTCCCTCCATTTTTGTCAGCGGCGGTCCAATGCTGGCAGGACGCCACCCCCATGATCGATCAAAGAAAATTGACCTGATCACTATATTCGAAGCTGTGGGTGCCGTTCAAAGCGATAAAATGACCGAAGAAGAACTTTTGGAAATGGAAAATGCGGCCTGTCCCACCTGCGGATCCTGTGCAGGCATGTTCACGGCAAACTCCATGAACTGCCTCACCGAAGCCATCGGTATGGGACTGCCGGGCAACGGCACCATTCCGGCACCCATGTCCAGCCGGGTACGTCTGGCAAAAGCGGCCGGGATGCAGATCATGAATCTGGTGGTACACGATATTACCCCGGACAAAATCATGACCCGGCAGGCGTTTATGAATGCCCTGGCCGTGGATATGGCCCTGGGCTGTTCCACGAATACGGTGCTGCACCTTAAGGCCGTGGCTGCCGAAGCCGGTGTGGATATTCCTCTTGATCTGATCAATGAAGTCAGCAAAAAAACCCCCCATTTATGCTCTTTGAGCCCCGGCGGAAAGGACCACATTGAAGATCTTGATGCAGCCGGCGGTATCCAGGCTGTCATGAAAGAACTCAGTGACAACAATATGATCGACACAAGTCTTATTACTGCCACAGGTAAAACCATCGAAGAAAATCTTGAAAAAGTTAAGGTAAAATACCCGGATGTCATCAGGCCTGTAAATGATCCTTACCATAAGGAAGGCGGGCTTGCCGTATTGTTCGGCAACCTTGCCCCCGAAGGCTGTGTGGTTAAACAGTCTGCGGTTCTCCCGGAAATGATGACCCACCAGGGGCCTGCACGGGTATTTGACTGTGAAGAAGATGCCAGCAACGCCATCATGGAACGGCAGATCAATCCGGGCGATGTCATCGTGATCCGTTACGAAGGACCGGCAGGAGGGCCCGGCATGCGCGAGATGCTCACCCCCACATCAGCCATTGCCGGCATGGGGCTTGATGACCGGTGTGCCCTGATCACAGACGGTCGGTTTTCCGGCGGCACCAAGGGCGCCAGCATCGGCCACGTATCTCCGGAAGCAGCCCAGGGCGGCTTGATTGCTTTTGTGAACGAAGGCGATCAGATCTGCATTGATATCCCGAACAAAACCATTGAATTATTGGTACCTGAAGAAGAACTTGCCCAACGAAAAGTAGATTGGAAAAAACCCGAACCCAAAATTAAAAAAGGTTATATGGCCCGTTATGCCAAGATGGTGACATCTGCCGGCAATGGTGCCATTTTCAAATAA
- a CDS encoding response regulator has translation MITDKDISIQLSSIMTAIIVCLAGMGLYAKTLVLISPSIASVCLIWAAHYLLGGHTEQRFVIRGRIILLVFSAYITWFACLTGGVFSPGLFFFIVVIAGTVLFADLPGFFVFCCFLGLLLSFFYWGPFWGPGVLNPNEFRLVFFIILFSGIGAVLFLILKKQQMLISEKQSAVELSRKIKDDAEKAIEVKDRFLANMSHEIRNPMNGVIGMLHVLLDSELDTDQKRYADIAYNSAKALLTIVDDILDLSKIEAGKIELDIRSFDLEIAIKDIVSLPELQARQKGLEFIYNIDADVPRLLKGDIGRIRQVILNFTSNAIKFTETGSVTLNVTLKEDKEEHARIHFSVDDTGIGISEEVMNGLFAPFVQADASITKKYGGTGLGLFISKLFIELMGGQVGVDSIEMIGSTFWCEAPFEKQLPEEMSQAPSVVPVNEIRVVAVSDKPEPSTRLTKIFDRIGFHYKPCGHNQLIELITVANESVTPFHVVIMEVNESDQYARNIGREFSQNPELNSLARIIVTAVGKQGDAREFEGLGFSAFLSFPLDTSILQDAVHMVLSPAYKKSNQAIITRYALAERKKRAFKILIVDDIDTNVVTVREIIKKQGYQTDSASNGIQAVEKVEQNKYDLIFMDCQMPEMDGYEASRRIREYETLEDLMATPIIAMTGNAFEKDRQACKAAGMDDFISKPVNPHALIELINMYKSESLACEIFLTDTIAPDRDIHKAEKQAQVAAGVEENPASQPVFDRTGFLERFGNDEDMVAEVLASFFQEVDGLVDNLIAAVKKEPIDPGYVKECAHALKGAAANVNAEQLRLAAFDIESWAGDGEPSHPLVEPEILEQYLNRFKEKAIL, from the coding sequence ATGATCACTGATAAAGACATTTCAATACAGCTGTCATCTATCATGACGGCAATTATAGTTTGCCTTGCAGGAATGGGGCTGTATGCGAAAACTCTTGTCCTTATTTCCCCTTCAATTGCCTCCGTCTGCCTGATTTGGGCCGCACATTATCTTTTAGGTGGGCACACTGAGCAACGATTCGTCATCCGGGGGCGCATTATATTACTGGTCTTCTCAGCTTATATCACTTGGTTTGCCTGTCTTACCGGTGGTGTTTTCAGTCCCGGACTCTTTTTTTTTATTGTTGTGATAGCCGGAACTGTTCTCTTTGCTGATTTGCCCGGTTTTTTTGTTTTTTGCTGTTTTTTGGGCCTTTTGCTTTCCTTTTTTTATTGGGGACCGTTCTGGGGACCGGGGGTGTTGAATCCCAATGAATTTCGCCTTGTTTTTTTCATCATTTTGTTTTCCGGCATTGGCGCCGTCCTGTTTTTAATACTCAAAAAACAACAGATGTTGATCTCAGAAAAGCAGTCGGCTGTTGAGCTTTCCCGAAAAATCAAGGATGATGCTGAAAAAGCCATTGAGGTTAAAGACAGATTCTTGGCCAACATGAGCCATGAAATACGAAATCCTATGAACGGGGTTATCGGCATGCTTCATGTCCTTCTCGACTCTGAGCTTGATACTGACCAAAAACGATATGCGGACATTGCCTATAACAGTGCTAAAGCCCTTTTAACCATAGTAGATGATATACTGGATCTATCCAAAATTGAAGCCGGCAAAATTGAACTTGATATCCGCTCCTTTGATCTTGAAATTGCCATTAAGGATATTGTCTCTTTACCAGAATTGCAGGCCAGGCAAAAAGGCCTTGAGTTTATTTATAATATAGATGCGGATGTGCCAAGACTGCTCAAAGGAGATATCGGCAGAATACGCCAGGTGATATTAAATTTTACCAGCAATGCCATAAAATTTACTGAAACCGGATCTGTGACCTTGAATGTAACACTCAAAGAGGATAAAGAAGAGCACGCGCGGATTCATTTCAGCGTAGATGATACAGGTATCGGTATCAGTGAAGAGGTTATGAATGGCCTTTTTGCTCCTTTTGTTCAGGCTGACGCCTCCATAACAAAGAAATATGGCGGTACCGGCCTTGGCTTGTTCATATCAAAATTGTTTATTGAACTCATGGGTGGTCAGGTGGGGGTGGACAGCATTGAAATGATAGGCTCTACCTTCTGGTGTGAAGCACCCTTTGAAAAACAGCTGCCCGAAGAGATGTCTCAGGCTCCGTCTGTCGTTCCCGTAAACGAAATCAGGGTGGTTGCCGTATCCGACAAGCCCGAACCCAGTACCCGGCTGACTAAAATTTTTGACCGGATCGGCTTTCACTATAAACCATGTGGGCACAATCAACTGATTGAACTTATAACTGTTGCCAATGAAAGTGTAACGCCTTTTCATGTGGTCATTATGGAGGTCAATGAATCGGATCAATATGCAAGGAATATTGGCCGGGAATTCAGCCAGAACCCCGAGTTGAACAGCCTTGCCCGAATTATTGTCACGGCTGTGGGTAAGCAGGGGGACGCAAGGGAATTTGAAGGCTTGGGTTTTTCAGCTTTTTTAAGCTTTCCTTTGGATACATCCATTCTCCAGGATGCTGTCCACATGGTACTTTCACCAGCTTATAAAAAAAGCAACCAGGCTATTATCACCCGATATGCTTTAGCCGAACGTAAGAAAAGAGCATTTAAAATTTTAATCGTTGATGACATTGATACCAATGTTGTGACGGTTAGAGAAATTATCAAAAAACAAGGATATCAGACGGATTCGGCTTCCAACGGCATTCAGGCCGTTGAAAAGGTTGAACAGAATAAGTATGATTTAATATTCATGGACTGTCAGATGCCGGAAATGGACGGTTATGAAGCCAGTCGGCGAATCAGAGAATATGAAACCTTAGAAGACCTTATGGCAACACCCATCATTGCCATGACCGGAAACGCTTTTGAAAAGGATCGGCAGGCATGCAAAGCCGCCGGTATGGATGATTTTATTTCAAAACCGGTCAATCCCCATGCTCTAATTGAACTGATAAATATGTATAAGTCGGAAAGTTTAGCTTGTGAAATATTTCTCACCGATACTATTGCGCCTGACCGCGATATTCATAAGGCTGAAAAACAAGCACAAGTCGCCGCTGGTGTGGAAGAGAATCCTGCTTCCCAGCCTGTATTTGACCGGACCGGATTTCTTGAACGCTTTGGAAATGACGAGGACATGGTTGCTGAAGTCCTTGCGTCCTTTTTCCAGGAGGTGGACGGACTTGTTGATAACCTTATTGCGGCGGTTAAAAAAGAGCCCATTGACCCTGGATATGTCAAGGAGTGTGCCCATGCGTTAAAAGGCGCTGCCGCCAATGTAAATGCAGAGCAGTTGAGACTTGCCGCTTTTGACATTGAGTCCTGGGCCGGTGATGGCGAGCCGTCACACCCATTGGTTGAACCCGAAATACTTGAGCAATATCTAAATCGGTTTAAAGAGAAAGCAATTTTATGA
- a CDS encoding response regulator, which produces MIDIKNMTILIVDDMKSMRLTLRKMLRNLEIGKNLLFADNGRSGLNMLKNSSCDLLIVDWNMPEMNGSEMLARLRRDKNVRDIPVVMVTAENERDIVADVAEHEVDGYLLKPLTLAALDTKIKSVVEAANHPDKAKLHLLEARACEEAGNIEGAIDEIRRALAIKPNASRILRNLGLLYLKTKNTEIGEKCLQKAVAVNCQDTISRSHLAKLYISKRAYKRAAQLYMEILAFSTKYFEPAVRLGETLLANGFRNEGRMLFSRIMSKSRSNKGLQGKIINICLENQEYDFVADIVTEAIKDNPSNIDLMYTAGTIYLQTGDQEKALECFITVDNNRRGEIKTKLLIAKIHFNNKRILQADDYLNRILRIDPSNKEALKMRQQI; this is translated from the coding sequence ATGATTGATATTAAAAACATGACTATACTGATTGTGGATGACATGAAAAGCATGCGCCTGACCCTGCGTAAAATGCTGCGGAATCTTGAAATCGGCAAAAATCTTTTATTTGCGGACAATGGCAGGTCAGGCTTAAATATGTTGAAAAATTCATCCTGTGATTTGCTTATCGTTGACTGGAACATGCCGGAAATGAACGGCAGTGAAATGCTGGCCAGACTGCGCCGGGATAAAAATGTCAGGGACATTCCCGTTGTTATGGTTACAGCCGAAAACGAACGCGATATTGTGGCTGATGTTGCAGAACACGAAGTGGACGGATATCTTCTTAAACCATTAACTCTGGCTGCATTGGACACGAAAATAAAGAGTGTTGTTGAGGCCGCCAACCACCCTGACAAGGCAAAGCTTCATCTACTTGAGGCAAGGGCGTGTGAAGAGGCCGGCAATATTGAAGGTGCCATAGACGAAATTCGAAGAGCGTTGGCAATTAAACCCAATGCATCACGGATTTTAAGAAACCTTGGGCTTTTATACCTTAAGACCAAGAACACTGAAATAGGTGAAAAATGCCTTCAAAAGGCCGTTGCTGTAAATTGTCAGGATACTATATCCCGTAGCCATCTGGCCAAGCTGTACATCAGCAAACGTGCTTATAAAAGAGCGGCCCAGCTTTACATGGAAATTCTTGCGTTCAGCACAAAGTATTTTGAACCGGCGGTTCGCTTGGGAGAAACACTCTTGGCTAACGGGTTCAGAAATGAGGGAAGAATGCTTTTCTCGCGTATCATGTCGAAAAGTCGTTCCAACAAGGGACTTCAGGGAAAAATCATCAATATCTGCCTGGAGAACCAGGAATATGATTTTGTGGCCGATATTGTTACTGAGGCGATCAAAGATAATCCCTCCAACATAGATTTGATGTATACGGCCGGGACCATTTATCTTCAAACCGGGGATCAGGAAAAAGCTTTGGAATGTTTTATCACAGTTGATAACAACAGGCGCGGGGAGATTAAAACAAAACTTCTCATCGCCAAGATTCATTTCAATAACAAACGTATTCTCCAGGCAGACGACTATCTGAACCGCATTCTGAGAATTGATCCGTCAAATAAAGAAGCCTTGAAAATGCGCCAACAAATTTGA
- the larB gene encoding nickel pincer cofactor biosynthesis protein LarB — MNIDTLTKILSMVADGALPVGQAADQLKHLSFEDIGCAHVDHHRALRKGFPEVIFGQGKTSTQIIAILEKLEQSENIVLVTRIDPGKADVVRSRFPSAQYFDDAHLLKIEKQPPKITGLGTILIVSAGTSDIPVAMEASLTAQAMGNQVKTLFDVGVAGIHRLFAHQSELESASVIIVAAGMEGALPSVVGGLVKSPVIAVPTSIGYGTSFNGMTALLGMLNSCSSNIAVVNIDNGFGAGYMAATINHVGVDQ, encoded by the coding sequence ATGAACATTGATACACTGACAAAAATTCTTTCCATGGTGGCTGACGGTGCACTGCCTGTCGGACAGGCGGCAGATCAATTAAAACATCTCTCATTTGAAGATATCGGTTGTGCCCATGTGGATCATCATAGAGCACTTCGCAAAGGATTCCCCGAGGTGATTTTCGGGCAGGGTAAAACATCGACACAGATAATTGCCATTCTTGAAAAACTTGAACAATCGGAAAATATTGTGCTTGTCACCCGCATTGACCCGGGAAAAGCCGACGTGGTTCGTTCCCGGTTTCCCAGTGCGCAATATTTTGATGATGCACACTTGCTAAAAATCGAAAAACAGCCTCCGAAGATTACAGGCCTGGGGACGATCCTTATCGTCAGTGCCGGCACCTCCGATATCCCGGTGGCAATGGAAGCCTCTTTAACAGCCCAGGCCATGGGCAATCAGGTAAAAACCCTTTTTGATGTCGGGGTTGCAGGTATCCATCGCCTTTTCGCCCACCAAAGTGAACTTGAAAGCGCATCTGTAATTATTGTTGCCGCCGGGATGGAAGGCGCTCTGCCCTCGGTGGTGGGCGGACTTGTCAAATCCCCTGTCATTGCCGTGCCTACAAGTATTGGTTACGGCACAAGTTTTAACGGCATGACCGCCCTTTTGGGCATGCTTAATTCCTGCAGTTCAAATATTGCTGTGGTCAACATCGACAATGGTTTTGGAGCAGGTTATATGGCTGCGACCATAAACCATGTGGGGGTTGACCAATAG
- a CDS encoding ParM/StbA family protein — MEIIGIDVGFGFTKAYNGQNSVIFKSLIGDAAEIQFMSNLGDAAATANLHITLDNKTYFLGSYAERQSSLTEYTLDQEKMVEEFVKILALAAAGTCSQAHGPINVVTGLPVAYLKRDTKRLKQIIQGEHEIIYHHQDAPDEHRKLSIDKVHVIPQPIGSIFNLIFDDNGKICDRDLAASKLGVVDIGFKTTDFSIFDHLQYIERGSSTMETGVSKCFSVIADKLRQESGVNIELYKIFKFIESGVIKIRGKEYNVLNLKKRVYTHAASTIASDLNRLWKNDWDIDNIIISGGGSIPLAEFLIPSVEGNVIPIPKSIDARFNNVQGYCKFGHYKWGKDKVIASRSAPAPKEETPVQEEEPSSEETDKTGKGLAWLRRQNA, encoded by the coding sequence ATGGAAATTATCGGCATAGATGTGGGGTTTGGTTTTACAAAAGCATATAACGGACAAAATTCGGTAATTTTCAAATCCCTGATCGGCGATGCAGCTGAAATCCAGTTTATGTCAAACTTGGGTGATGCTGCCGCAACGGCGAACCTGCATATCACCCTGGACAATAAAACTTATTTTTTAGGCTCCTATGCCGAACGTCAATCAAGCCTGACCGAATACACCCTTGACCAGGAAAAAATGGTAGAAGAATTCGTCAAAATCCTTGCCCTTGCGGCAGCAGGGACATGTTCCCAGGCCCATGGCCCGATTAATGTGGTGACCGGCTTGCCTGTGGCGTACTTAAAGCGGGATACCAAGCGGCTTAAACAGATTATCCAGGGTGAGCACGAAATCATTTACCATCACCAAGACGCACCGGATGAACATAGAAAACTTTCCATTGACAAGGTGCATGTCATACCCCAGCCCATTGGGTCCATTTTCAACTTGATTTTTGACGATAACGGAAAAATCTGCGACAGGGATCTTGCGGCCTCCAAGCTCGGGGTGGTGGATATTGGTTTTAAAACAACGGATTTTTCCATTTTTGACCATCTCCAGTACATTGAAAGGGGCTCGTCAACCATGGAAACAGGGGTATCCAAATGCTTTTCGGTGATCGCGGATAAGCTGCGCCAGGAAAGTGGCGTCAATATCGAACTTTACAAAATTTTTAAATTCATCGAATCCGGCGTGATTAAAATTAGGGGTAAGGAGTATAATGTGCTTAATCTTAAAAAGCGGGTGTATACACACGCCGCCTCGACCATCGCCTCTGATTTGAACCGGTTATGGAAAAATGACTGGGATATTGACAATATTATCATATCCGGAGGTGGGTCTATCCCTTTGGCTGAATTTCTGATACCATCCGTCGAAGGCAATGTGATCCCCATTCCCAAGAGCATTGACGCCCGGTTTAATAATGTTCAGGGATATTGTAAATTTGGTCATTACAAGTGGGGAAAAGACAAGGTGATAGCTTCCCGGTCGGCGCCCGCTCCTAAAGAAGAGACGCCGGTCCAGGAAGAGGAACCGTCTTCGGAAGAAACAGATAAAACTGGGAAAGGACTTGCCTGGTTAAGAAGGCAAAACGCTTAG
- a CDS encoding CHASE4 domain-containing protein, translating to MRTKILGVLLAVMLLYGVLSYAIERFVVFPSFVLQERLEAEKDLNRCLEALRREIHYLDEFVHDWAAWDDSYAFVQDANMDFIRSNLVHTTFIDNRLNLIMVLDLEGRVLWKKIVDLKNGLELNITQFAEDCFPLSHVFMAHTKDTESSVAGVYAGAFPFSRFLKRTILFSKKKLCFPSIIN from the coding sequence TTGAGAACAAAAATTTTGGGCGTTTTATTGGCGGTAATGCTTTTATACGGTGTTTTGAGCTACGCGATTGAGCGGTTCGTAGTTTTCCCAAGTTTTGTCCTGCAAGAAAGACTTGAGGCAGAAAAAGACTTGAACCGGTGCCTTGAAGCCCTGAGAAGGGAAATTCATTATCTGGACGAATTTGTCCATGACTGGGCGGCCTGGGATGATTCGTATGCGTTCGTTCAGGACGCAAATATGGACTTCATCCGGTCTAATTTGGTTCATACAACTTTTATCGACAACAGATTAAACCTCATCATGGTCCTGGATCTTGAAGGCCGTGTCCTTTGGAAAAAAATAGTGGATTTAAAAAACGGCCTGGAATTGAACATCACCCAGTTCGCCGAAGACTGTTTTCCGCTTTCCCATGTATTCATGGCGCACACAAAAGATACAGAGAGCAGTGTTGCCGGAGTTTATGCGGGCGCATTCCCATTTTCCCGGTTTTTAAAACGGACTATCCTCTTTAGCAAAAAGAAGTTATGCTTCCCCTCGATTATCAACTGA